In one Cyanobacteriota bacterium genomic region, the following are encoded:
- a CDS encoding TVP38/TMEM64 family protein, translating to MKFDLKKIVLVSFILVFAILGFVNRESLARENLDALLLGLGLWAPFVYILIYSIAPVVFFPGTILTILSGFLFGPLWGTVYTMIGATIGSTLAFLVARYVARDWVEKQNITMLTSIKTKVEEQGWRFLAFARLLPVFPFTILNFAFGLTNMSAMTFAVTSFIFMTPLTFVYVYLGYVGQEASEGSQYLIGKLSVAVALLILASFLPKFFTRPLSKPKVSCDEAATKNAKSNGDSPIEER from the coding sequence ATGAAATTTGATTTGAAAAAAATAGTTCTCGTTTCGTTTATCCTTGTTTTTGCAATTTTGGGTTTTGTCAATAGAGAGTCTCTTGCTAGAGAAAACTTGGATGCTTTGCTTCTGGGTCTTGGGTTGTGGGCACCATTTGTTTATATTCTAATTTATTCTATTGCACCGGTTGTGTTTTTCCCTGGCACTATTTTGACGATCTTGTCTGGTTTTCTTTTTGGACCTCTCTGGGGCACTGTCTATACTATGATAGGAGCTACAATTGGTTCGACTTTGGCTTTTCTGGTAGCTCGCTATGTTGCCCGTGATTGGGTTGAGAAGCAAAATATAACGATGCTCACTAGTATTAAGACGAAGGTAGAAGAGCAGGGTTGGCGCTTTCTAGCTTTTGCTCGCTTGCTACCTGTCTTTCCATTTACCATTCTCAATTTTGCTTTTGGTTTAACCAATATGTCAGCAATGACATTTGCTGTTACTAGTTTTATATTTATGACTCCGTTGACTTTTGTTTATGTCTATCTTGGTTATGTCGGGCAAGAAGCTTCAGAAGGTTCTCAGTATCTCATTGGTAAATTATCTGTGGCAGTGGCATTATTGATTTTGGCGAGTTTTTTGCCGAAGTTTTTTACTAGACCTCTTTCGAAACCTAAGGTTTCGTGTGATGAGGCCGCAACCAAAAACGCTAAATCTAACGGAGATTCACCGATAGAAGAACGCTAA
- the pgsA gene encoding CDP-diacylglycerol--glycerol-3-phosphate 3-phosphatidyltransferase has protein sequence MKSLANNLTISRIILAPIILLLLVSSQYLYALILFILAALTDYFDGYIARKYEQESQMGGILDPIADKLVIIPCLIFFSCSGLLNPLLVGILASRDIAVTVIRLKDLKKHEVYDKANMMGKLKTVLSFVILSLAMLIHITAIGVSMTILGYIVNALLLLALVLSLSGSLKFLKGSVV, from the coding sequence ATGAAGTCGCTTGCAAATAACTTAACAATCTCTAGAATCATCCTTGCGCCGATTATTTTATTGCTATTGGTAAGTTCTCAATATCTATATGCATTGATACTTTTTATTCTTGCTGCATTAACGGATTATTTTGATGGTTATATAGCTAGAAAATATGAACAGGAATCACAAATGGGTGGAATTCTTGATCCAATTGCTGATAAATTAGTGATCATTCCTTGTTTGATATTTTTTTCTTGTTCTGGATTATTGAATCCACTTTTGGTGGGGATTCTTGCTAGTAGAGATATTGCTGTTACAGTAATTCGACTCAAGGATTTAAAAAAACATGAGGTATATGACAAAGCCAATATGATGGGCAAGCTCAAGACGGTGCTTAGTTTTGTGATTCTGAGTTTGGCGATGTTGATTCATATTACCGCTATTGGAGTTTCAATGACGATACTCGGTTATATTGTTAATGCTCTACTTTTACTCGCTCTAGTTTTGTCTTTAAGCGGTTCTTTGAAGTTCCTCAAGGGTTCAGTTGTATAA
- a CDS encoding nitroreductase family protein has translation MQTIEAIEQRRAVKTYDPGHKMTEQEIEQLLSAAILSPSSFNIQNWRFVVVTDQAQKDKLKEAAWNQAQVSDASIVIVVCADLKAWDKEPARYWQNAPKETQEFLVPMITKFYQGNEQLQRDEAMRSTGIVAQTIMLRAKDMGYDSCPMIGFDPAAVAEIINLPEDHIIGMLLPVGKSIKAAHPRGGQLALKELSVKEQF, from the coding sequence ATGCAAACAATTGAAGCCATAGAACAAAGAAGAGCGGTCAAGACCTATGACCCTGGTCATAAGATGACAGAGCAAGAAATTGAGCAATTGTTGTCTGCCGCGATTTTGTCACCGAGTTCTTTTAATATCCAAAATTGGCGTTTTGTTGTTGTCACGGATCAAGCACAAAAAGACAAACTCAAAGAGGCTGCTTGGAATCAAGCCCAAGTCTCTGATGCTTCTATTGTGATTGTTGTTTGTGCTGACCTGAAGGCTTGGGATAAAGAGCCTGCGCGTTATTGGCAAAATGCGCCCAAGGAAACTCAAGAGTTTTTGGTGCCGATGATTACCAAGTTCTATCAAGGTAACGAGCAATTGCAAAGAGATGAAGCCATGAGATCTACTGGAATAGTAGCTCAAACTATTATGCTAAGAGCAAAAGACATGGGCTATGATAGCTGCCCAATGATTGGTTTTGATCCAGCCGCTGTTGCAGAGATTATTAATTTACCAGAGGATCATATTATTGGCATGCTGCTTCCTGTTGGCAAATCAATCAAAGCAGCACATCCACGTGGCGGACAACTAGCACTTAAAGAACTTAGTGTAAAGGAGCAGTTCTAA